A genomic region of Campylobacter corcagiensis contains the following coding sequences:
- the radA gene encoding DNA repair protein RadA, producing the protein MAKSKKTTFECSACGNLQAKWMGKCPECGAWDSFVELKQSEVEFLKSVAKQSAVTPKAQKITEIKVEQIKRISTDDSELDLVLGGGIVEGSLVLIGGSPGIGKSTLLLKISSNLAKNGLKTLYVSGEESLSQIKLRANRLDAVAENLYLLAEISLENIKNELTNNYKILVIDSIQTLYSEAISSAPGSVSQVREITFELMRIAKERGICIFIIGHITKEGSIAGPRVLEHMVDVVLYFEGDASKELRILRGFKNRFGSTSEVGIFEMSSSGLIPAKDANSRFFTRGEAASGSAITVIMEGSRPLILEVQALVCESSYPKRSATGYDKNRLDMIIALLDRKMGILLGGYDVFVSVIGGVKISETAADLAVVAAIVSSFKNRPISKESLFLGEVSLNGEIREIPNLESRVKEANLQNFKTIIAPNRISNTKGVKFFVTKEIRQILEWM; encoded by the coding sequence ATGGCAAAATCTAAAAAAACAACATTTGAGTGTTCTGCTTGTGGAAATTTACAAGCAAAATGGATGGGTAAATGTCCAGAATGTGGAGCTTGGGATAGTTTTGTAGAGTTAAAACAAAGCGAAGTAGAGTTTTTAAAAAGTGTAGCAAAACAAAGTGCTGTTACGCCAAAAGCTCAAAAAATCACAGAGATTAAAGTAGAACAGATTAAGCGTATAAGCACCGATGATAGCGAACTTGACCTTGTTTTAGGTGGCGGTATAGTTGAAGGCTCGCTTGTTTTAATAGGTGGAAGTCCAGGAATTGGCAAATCAACTTTGCTTCTTAAAATTTCATCAAACCTTGCTAAAAACGGACTAAAAACCCTGTATGTAAGTGGCGAAGAGAGCTTAAGTCAGATAAAGCTTCGTGCAAATAGGCTTGATGCAGTAGCTGAAAATCTCTATCTTTTGGCTGAAATTTCACTTGAAAATATCAAAAATGAGCTTACAAACAATTATAAAATTTTAGTAATTGATAGCATTCAAACTCTTTATAGCGAGGCGATAAGCTCTGCACCTGGGTCAGTTTCTCAAGTTAGAGAGATAACATTTGAACTTATGCGTATAGCAAAAGAGCGTGGAATTTGTATATTTATCATCGGTCATATTACAAAAGAAGGCTCAATCGCAGGACCTAGAGTCCTAGAACATATGGTTGATGTGGTGCTTTATTTTGAAGGCGATGCAAGCAAAGAACTTAGAATTTTAAGGGGATTTAAAAACCGTTTTGGCTCAACTAGTGAAGTTGGTATTTTTGAGATGAGTAGTAGTGGTTTAATACCTGCAAAAGATGCAAACAGTAGATTTTTCACACGCGGCGAAGCAGCAAGTGGAAGTGCAATAACAGTTATAATGGAAGGCTCTCGCCCTTTAATCTTAGAAGTTCAAGCTTTAGTTTGTGAAAGCTCTTACCCAAAAAGAAGTGCAACAGGTTATGATAAAAACCGTCTTGATATGATAATTGCTCTACTTGATCGTAAAATGGGAATTTTACTTGGCGGATATGATGTTTTTGTAAGCGTAATTGGTGGAGTTAAGATTAGTGAAACAGCGGCAGATTTAGCCGTTGTAGCAGCAATTGTAAGTAGTTTTAAAAATCGCCCCATTAGTAAAGAGAGTCTATTTTTAGGCGAGGTAAGCTTAAATGGTGAAATTCGTGAAATACCAAATTTAGAAAGCCGCGTAAAAGAGGCAAATTTACAAAATTTCAAAACAATAATCGCTCCAAACAGAATTTCAAATACAAAAGGGGTGAAATTTTTTGTAACAAAGGAAATACGCCAAATTTTAGAATGGATGTAA